Proteins encoded by one window of Ulvibacter sp. MAR_2010_11:
- the gyrA gene encoding DNA gyrase subunit A, which yields MAEGEKLIPINIEDEMKSAYIDYSMSVIVSRALPDVRDGMKPVHRRVLFGMYELGVRATGAHKKSARIVGEVLGKYHPHGDTSVYDAMVRMAQEWSLRYMLVDGQGNFGSIDGDSPAAMRYTEARMQKISEDMLADIDKETVDHKLNFDDTLHEPTVLPTRVPGLLINGASGIAVGMATNMPPHNLSEVIDGTIAYIENNDIDIDELMQHIKAPDFPTGGVIYGYEGVKEAFHTGRGRIVMRAKASFEEVAGRECIIVNEIPYQVNKADMIKKTADLVNDKKIEGISNIRDESDRNGMRIVYILKRDAIPNIVLNMLYKYTALQSSFSVNNIALVKGRPQMLNLKELIHYFVEHRHEVVVRRTEYLLRKAEERGHILEGLIIASDNIDEVIKLIRASANADEAREVLMKTFELSEIQAKAIVEMRLRQLTGLEQDKLRSEYEELMKTIDDYKDILAKVERRMGIIKEELAEIKSKYGDERRSTIEYAGGDVSITDLIADEKVVITISHAGYIKRTSLTEYKTQNRGGVGQKASATRNEDFLEHLFVGTNHQYMLFFTQKGKCFWMRVFEIPEGSRTSKGRAIQNLINIESDDKVKAFICTQDLKDEDYINSHYVIMATKKGQVKKTPLEQYSRPRTNGINAITIREDDELLEAKLTTGFSQVMIAVRSGKAIRFEEAKTRPMGRNASGVRGITLADKNDEVIGMIAVENEASDILVVAENGYGKRSSIEDYRITNRGGKGVKTINVTEKTGKLVAIKNVSDQDDLMIINKSGIAIRMAVEDLRVMGRATQGVRLIKVRDDDAIAAVAKVMHDEDEVNVEDELEDGTTIDMNEQQTDLDNEETQTDINE from the coding sequence ATGGCTGAAGGCGAAAAATTAATCCCAATTAACATTGAAGATGAAATGAAATCGGCCTACATTGATTATTCAATGTCGGTCATTGTGTCACGTGCACTACCGGATGTAAGGGATGGTATGAAACCTGTTCACAGACGTGTATTATTTGGAATGTACGAGCTGGGTGTAAGAGCAACCGGAGCTCATAAAAAATCGGCTAGAATTGTTGGAGAAGTATTAGGAAAATATCATCCACATGGTGATACTTCTGTATACGATGCCATGGTGCGTATGGCACAGGAATGGAGTCTCCGTTATATGCTTGTTGACGGGCAGGGTAACTTTGGATCGATAGATGGTGACAGTCCGGCGGCAATGCGTTATACCGAAGCGCGTATGCAAAAGATTTCCGAAGACATGCTTGCCGATATCGACAAGGAAACGGTAGATCATAAGTTGAATTTTGATGATACCCTTCACGAACCTACGGTTTTACCTACAAGAGTCCCCGGACTTCTTATAAACGGGGCTTCCGGTATTGCGGTTGGAATGGCAACCAATATGCCTCCGCATAACCTTTCTGAAGTAATAGACGGAACCATCGCCTATATCGAAAACAACGATATAGACATTGATGAGTTGATGCAACATATTAAAGCACCCGATTTCCCTACGGGAGGTGTCATTTATGGGTATGAAGGCGTAAAAGAAGCATTTCACACTGGGAGAGGTCGTATCGTGATGCGTGCGAAAGCCAGTTTTGAAGAGGTTGCCGGGCGGGAATGCATTATTGTAAATGAGATTCCGTATCAGGTGAACAAGGCAGATATGATTAAAAAAACTGCCGATCTAGTAAATGATAAAAAAATTGAAGGTATTTCGAATATCCGGGATGAATCGGATAGAAACGGAATGCGGATAGTATATATACTGAAGCGAGATGCGATACCAAATATAGTATTGAACATGCTGTACAAGTACACGGCGTTGCAATCGAGTTTTAGTGTAAATAATATTGCCCTTGTAAAAGGACGTCCTCAAATGCTCAATTTGAAGGAGTTGATTCATTATTTCGTAGAGCACCGTCACGAAGTGGTAGTGCGGCGTACTGAGTATTTGTTGCGTAAAGCCGAAGAAAGAGGGCATATCCTGGAAGGATTGATTATTGCTTCCGATAATATTGACGAAGTAATAAAATTGATTCGGGCTTCCGCCAACGCAGATGAAGCCAGAGAAGTGTTGATGAAAACTTTCGAGCTTTCAGAAATACAAGCCAAGGCGATTGTAGAAATGCGATTACGTCAGTTAACAGGTCTGGAACAGGACAAACTGCGTAGTGAGTACGAAGAATTAATGAAAACCATCGATGACTATAAGGACATTCTTGCCAAAGTGGAGCGTCGTATGGGGATTATTAAAGAAGAATTGGCCGAAATTAAGTCTAAATACGGTGATGAGCGTCGTTCTACCATTGAATATGCAGGTGGCGACGTAAGTATTACCGATTTAATTGCCGATGAAAAAGTGGTAATTACTATTTCACATGCAGGGTATATTAAGCGTACTTCCCTAACCGAATACAAAACCCAGAATAGAGGAGGTGTAGGACAAAAAGCTTCAGCCACGCGAAATGAGGATTTCCTGGAGCACCTTTTCGTGGGAACCAACCACCAATATATGTTGTTCTTTACGCAAAAAGGAAAATGTTTCTGGATGCGTGTATTCGAAATTCCTGAAGGAAGCCGTACTTCAAAAGGCAGAGCTATTCAGAATTTAATAAATATTGAATCAGACGACAAGGTAAAAGCCTTTATCTGTACTCAGGATCTGAAGGACGAAGATTACATAAACAGTCACTATGTAATTATGGCAACTAAAAAAGGTCAGGTGAAGAAAACTCCATTGGAGCAGTATTCTCGTCCGCGTACCAATGGAATCAACGCCATTACCATTAGGGAAGATGACGAATTACTGGAAGCAAAATTAACTACCGGTTTCAGTCAGGTGATGATTGCCGTGCGTTCCGGGAAAGCCATTCGTTTTGAAGAGGCAAAAACAAGACCTATGGGTAGAAATGCTTCAGGGGTGAGAGGTATAACTTTGGCCGATAAGAACGATGAAGTAATTGGTATGATTGCCGTTGAAAATGAAGCATCCGATATTTTGGTGGTTGCTGAAAATGGATATGGTAAAAGATCCAGTATTGAAGATTATCGAATCACCAATCGAGGCGGAAAAGGTGTAAAAACCATTAATGTTACCGAAAAAACCGGTAAATTAGTGGCTATCAAGAATGTTAGTGATCAGGACGATTTAATGATTATCAATAAATCGGGTATTGCTATTCGAATGGCAGTAGAGGATTTAAGAGTTATGGGGCGTGCAACACAAGGAGTACGACTTATTAAAGTACGTGATGATGATGCCATAGCAGCTGTCGCCAAAGTAATGCATGATGAAGATGAGGTAAATGTCGAAGATGAATTGGAGGATGGCACTACAATTGATATGAATGAGCAACAAACCGATTTAGACAACGAAGAAACACAAACCGATATCAACGAATAA
- the hutH gene encoding histidine ammonia-lyase, with protein MPEIHYISSEILDLPTLKDIIESNKLLELSEEASLNIKKSKEYLDAKTKNNDAPIYGINTGFGSLCNVKISSENLTKLQENLVMSHACGTGDFVPKPIIKLMLLLKVQSLSYGYSGVQLQTVQRLIDFYNYDILPVVYDQGSLGASGDLAPLAHLSLPLLGKGEVFVNDAIFSANEILKKHNWEPIVLEAKEGLALLNGTQFMSAYGAYILLKAHKLSYMSDMIAAMSVDAFDCNMSPFDSLVHLVRPHRGQVKTAERFVDFLRGSELGKSEKKNVQDPYSFRCIPQVHGATKDTILFVTKTFKTEINSVTDNPNIFIAEDKIISGGNFHGQPLALGLDFLAIAMAELANISERRTYQLVSGLRDLPAFLVNNPGLNSGFMIPQYTAASIVSQNKQLASPASVDSIVSSNGQEDHVSMGANAATKCLRIVDNVETVLAIELMNASQAMEFRRPKKTSPFLESFLESFRNTVPFVAEDRLLADDIHASISFLQSFSIDNDILF; from the coding sequence TAAGTTACTGGAACTTTCGGAGGAGGCTTCCCTTAATATCAAAAAATCGAAAGAGTATTTAGACGCCAAAACCAAGAATAACGATGCGCCTATCTATGGAATCAATACAGGGTTCGGGTCTTTATGTAATGTAAAAATTTCTTCTGAAAACCTCACTAAACTACAAGAAAACCTGGTGATGTCACATGCTTGTGGTACAGGAGATTTTGTTCCGAAACCTATTATTAAGCTCATGCTTTTACTGAAGGTTCAGTCTTTGAGTTACGGATATAGCGGAGTTCAATTACAAACCGTTCAGCGATTGATCGATTTTTACAATTACGATATTTTACCGGTAGTATACGATCAAGGTAGTTTAGGAGCTTCCGGTGACCTGGCACCCTTGGCACATTTGTCTTTACCGCTCCTGGGGAAAGGAGAGGTATTTGTAAATGATGCCATCTTTTCAGCAAATGAAATTTTAAAAAAACACAACTGGGAACCAATTGTTTTAGAGGCAAAGGAAGGATTGGCATTACTAAATGGCACACAGTTTATGAGCGCCTACGGCGCCTATATTTTACTTAAAGCACATAAGCTTTCTTATATGTCCGATATGATTGCTGCCATGTCTGTCGATGCATTCGATTGCAATATGAGTCCCTTCGATTCACTGGTACACTTAGTAAGACCTCACCGCGGACAGGTGAAAACAGCCGAACGATTTGTAGACTTTCTTAGGGGAAGTGAATTGGGCAAATCGGAAAAGAAAAATGTACAAGATCCGTATTCCTTCCGATGTATTCCTCAGGTACATGGTGCAACTAAAGACACTATTCTGTTTGTTACCAAAACGTTTAAGACTGAAATCAATTCGGTTACGGACAATCCCAATATTTTTATAGCAGAAGATAAAATTATTTCCGGCGGAAATTTCCATGGTCAGCCTTTGGCATTGGGCTTGGATTTTTTAGCGATCGCCATGGCAGAACTAGCAAATATTTCAGAAAGAAGAACCTATCAATTGGTTTCGGGTTTACGAGATCTTCCGGCTTTTTTGGTGAACAATCCGGGATTGAACAGCGGATTTATGATTCCGCAGTACACTGCGGCAAGTATTGTAAGTCAGAATAAACAATTGGCCTCTCCGGCTTCGGTAGACTCTATTGTTTCGTCCAACGGACAAGAAGATCATGTGAGTATGGGCGCCAATGCTGCCACAAAATGTTTGCGTATCGTCGATAATGTAGAAACTGTACTTGCAATCGAATTGATGAACGCTTCTCAGGCAATGGAATTCAGAAGACCCAAGAAAACTTCCCCGTTTTTAGAGTCATTTTTAGAATCATTCAGAAATACAGTTCCTTTTGTAGCTGAGGATCGGCTGTTGGCAGACGACATTCACGCATCGATTTCATTTTTGCAGAGTTTTTCGATTGATAATGATATTTTGTTTTAG
- a CDS encoding TraR/DksA C4-type zinc finger protein — protein sequence MTEKEQIQLRIEEELLETAKLVEKYRELSKPIAPENAIGRISRMDAINNRTVNENALRKAELKFKNLKVALTKIHDSDFGLCIRCKNAIPIGRILLMPQAITCVNCAN from the coding sequence ATGACAGAGAAGGAACAGATACAATTGCGAATTGAAGAGGAATTACTTGAAACGGCAAAGCTGGTTGAAAAATACCGCGAGCTTTCAAAACCTATTGCTCCTGAAAATGCTATAGGCCGCATATCGCGTATGGATGCTATCAATAATCGAACTGTCAACGAAAATGCGCTTCGTAAAGCAGAACTAAAATTTAAAAATCTAAAGGTGGCTCTCACCAAGATTCACGATTCGGACTTTGGCCTTTGTATTCGGTGTAAAAATGCCATTCCAATTGGAAGAATATTACTCATGCCCCAGGCCATTACTTGTGTGAATTGTGCAAATTAG
- a CDS encoding ATP-dependent Clp protease ATP-binding subunit, with product MDDNFSPRVKDVIAYSKEEALRLGHDFIGTEHLMLGLLRDGNGKAVTILNALDVDLNHLRRKVEILSPANPNSDTNENDKKNLHLTRQAERALKTTFLEAKLFQSSSINTAHLLLCILRNENDPTTKLLNKMKVDYDGVKDQFKLMIANDEDYIDSPTSESFPNDDDAAPEDTSKENLFASSTTKGTKKSKTPVLDNFGRDLTAMAEDGKLDPVVGRESEIQRVSQILSRRKKNNPLLIGEPGVGKSAIAEGLALRIVQRKVSRILYDKRVVTLDLASLVAGTKYRGQFEERMKAVMNELEKNDDIILFIDEIHTIVGAGGATGSLDASNMFKPALARGEIQCIGATTLDEYRQYIEKDGALERRFQKVLVEPTTVAETIEILHNIKDKYEAHHNVQYTDAALEACVKLTNRYMTERFLPDKAIDALDEAGSRVHITNIHVPEKILDIEGKLEEVRELKNSVVKKQKYEEAAKLRDDEKNLEKELATQQEAWEKESKLHKETVDEENVAEVVSMMTGIPVNRIAQTETTKLAALPDRIKGKVIGQDEAVAKVVKAIQRNRAGLKDPNKPIGSFIFLGQTGVGKTQLAKVLARELFDSDTALVRVDMSEYMEKFAVSRLIGAPPGYVGYEEGGQLTEKIRRKPYAVVLLDEIEKAHPDVFNMLLQVLDDGQLTDSLGRKIDFKNTIIIMTSNIGARKLKDFGQGVGFGTSAKENQADANSKSIIENALKKAFAPEFLNRVDDVMVFNPLDRDDIHKIIDIELDKLFERINDLGYDLKLTEKAKDYIADKGFDKEYGARPLNRAIQKYIEDALAEEIINSNLQEGDGILMDLDEKKDELTIKIKKQKKTTES from the coding sequence ATGGATGATAATTTTTCCCCAAGAGTAAAAGATGTAATTGCATATAGCAAAGAAGAAGCGCTGCGATTGGGTCACGATTTTATAGGCACCGAGCATTTAATGCTGGGTTTGCTTCGTGATGGCAATGGCAAGGCGGTCACCATACTAAATGCACTGGACGTTGATTTAAATCACCTTCGCAGAAAGGTAGAAATATTGAGTCCTGCAAATCCAAACTCCGATACAAACGAAAACGATAAAAAGAACCTACATTTAACCCGTCAGGCAGAAAGAGCGCTTAAAACAACCTTTTTGGAAGCAAAATTGTTCCAAAGTTCCTCTATCAATACGGCCCATTTGCTACTTTGTATTCTTAGAAATGAGAACGATCCTACCACAAAGTTGCTCAATAAAATGAAAGTGGATTACGACGGTGTTAAAGATCAATTTAAACTTATGATTGCAAACGACGAAGATTATATAGACAGCCCTACCAGCGAATCATTTCCTAATGACGATGACGCTGCCCCCGAAGATACTTCGAAGGAAAATTTATTCGCCTCAAGTACTACTAAGGGAACAAAAAAATCTAAAACCCCTGTTTTGGATAATTTTGGAAGGGATTTAACAGCAATGGCTGAAGATGGAAAACTGGATCCTGTTGTGGGTCGCGAAAGTGAAATACAACGAGTTTCTCAAATTCTTAGCCGTAGAAAAAAGAACAATCCATTACTTATTGGTGAACCGGGAGTGGGTAAATCGGCGATCGCCGAAGGCCTTGCCTTACGAATTGTACAACGTAAGGTGTCGCGAATATTATACGATAAGCGAGTGGTAACCCTCGATTTGGCGAGTCTTGTTGCCGGAACCAAATATCGCGGGCAGTTTGAAGAACGCATGAAGGCGGTGATGAACGAACTGGAGAAGAACGACGACATTATTCTTTTTATAGATGAAATCCATACCATAGTTGGTGCAGGTGGTGCAACAGGTTCTCTGGATGCATCCAATATGTTTAAACCGGCTTTGGCAAGGGGAGAAATTCAATGTATTGGAGCGACTACTTTGGATGAATACCGACAGTATATTGAAAAAGACGGAGCCTTGGAGCGTCGTTTTCAAAAAGTCCTTGTAGAACCCACTACAGTAGCCGAAACTATCGAGATTCTTCATAACATCAAAGACAAATACGAAGCACATCACAATGTGCAGTACACAGATGCTGCCTTGGAAGCTTGCGTAAAATTGACAAATAGATATATGACCGAACGTTTCCTTCCAGACAAGGCTATCGATGCCTTGGACGAAGCTGGATCACGTGTTCATATCACCAATATTCATGTCCCTGAAAAGATTTTAGACATCGAAGGCAAACTCGAAGAAGTTCGTGAATTAAAAAATTCTGTCGTAAAAAAACAGAAATATGAAGAAGCTGCCAAGCTTCGCGATGATGAGAAAAACCTCGAAAAGGAACTAGCAACTCAACAGGAAGCCTGGGAAAAAGAATCAAAATTACACAAGGAAACTGTCGATGAAGAAAATGTAGCTGAAGTGGTTTCTATGATGACAGGTATTCCCGTAAATAGAATTGCACAGACAGAAACAACCAAACTTGCCGCTCTTCCCGACCGAATTAAAGGAAAGGTTATTGGACAAGACGAAGCAGTTGCCAAGGTTGTAAAAGCCATTCAGCGAAACCGTGCAGGCTTAAAAGATCCTAACAAGCCCATTGGGTCGTTTATCTTTTTAGGCCAGACAGGTGTTGGTAAAACACAATTAGCGAAAGTATTGGCAAGAGAGCTATTCGACTCGGACACCGCTTTGGTGCGGGTAGACATGAGTGAATACATGGAAAAATTTGCAGTGTCGCGCTTAATTGGCGCGCCTCCGGGCTATGTAGGTTATGAAGAAGGCGGACAACTTACCGAAAAAATAAGACGCAAGCCGTATGCAGTAGTTCTATTGGACGAAATTGAAAAGGCACACCCCGATGTATTTAATATGTTGCTTCAGGTATTGGACGATGGTCAGCTCACGGATAGCTTGGGAAGAAAAATTGATTTTAAGAATACCATTATCATTATGACTTCCAATATCGGGGCCCGGAAATTGAAAGATTTCGGACAAGGGGTAGGTTTTGGAACATCAGCCAAAGAAAATCAGGCAGATGCAAACTCAAAAAGCATTATTGAGAATGCGCTGAAAAAGGCTTTTGCCCCCGAATTTCTGAATCGTGTAGACGACGTTATGGTGTTCAATCCGTTGGATAGAGATGATATTCATAAGATTATTGATATTGAACTGGATAAATTGTTCGAAAGAATCAATGATTTGGGATACGATCTTAAATTAACCGAAAAAGCAAAAGATTATATCGCAGACAAAGGTTTTGATAAAGAATACGGTGCACGGCCTTTAAATCGTGCTATTCAGAAATATATTGAAGATGCCTTAGCCGAAGAAATAATTAATTCGAACCTGCAGGAAGGCGATGGGATACTTATGGATCTGGATGAAAAGAAAGACGAGTTGACAATCAAAATTAAGAAACAGAAGAAGACTACAGAGTCCTGA
- a CDS encoding tetratricopeptide repeat protein: MKKVFLVTGLILLTAVSFGQKKEIKKAEKAVKSGDYTEAMTLLSQAEPMLGSAETDEKVSFYVTRAEARMNNLSSDFAALSKAGSDLQKALEIDPGASKDSRYSDAVTILKSKMEQMAIKDFRSKDYKSAAGKYFAIYSASKQDTIFLANAAISAKNAQDYETAITYYETLLDVGYTDIKEQYVATSMETGMEEVFDTKTQRDLMVKGGSHIKPVTRNSPSKQEDFLNDLTVMYAETGNSEKALTLLKKLRSTNPNDAGLIRAEADLQYKMGNSAKYQELISELISKDPNNPELYFNLGVTSNKSGNTEKAMEYYKKALELDPNYVGANINMASMILDMQPPLVTEMNGLGTSNADYKRYDILKAKLTEIQRSSIPYLEAAVRLRPEDIDFARTLMNIYTQVGEDAKATAMKAKVEALEGGE; the protein is encoded by the coding sequence ATGAAAAAAGTATTTTTAGTAACCGGACTTATACTGCTTACTGCAGTGAGTTTTGGTCAGAAGAAGGAAATTAAAAAAGCAGAAAAAGCGGTTAAGTCCGGGGATTACACAGAGGCTATGACATTATTGTCACAAGCCGAGCCAATGCTTGGTAGCGCAGAAACCGACGAAAAAGTTAGCTTTTACGTAACGCGAGCAGAAGCGAGAATGAATAATTTATCTTCAGATTTTGCAGCGCTCTCTAAGGCGGGTAGTGATCTTCAAAAAGCCCTTGAAATTGATCCGGGAGCTTCAAAAGACAGTCGCTATTCGGATGCAGTTACCATTCTGAAAAGCAAGATGGAACAGATGGCTATTAAGGATTTTAGGTCTAAAGACTATAAATCGGCTGCAGGAAAGTATTTTGCAATCTACAGTGCCAGTAAACAGGACACCATATTCTTGGCAAACGCTGCGATTAGTGCTAAAAACGCTCAGGACTATGAAACGGCCATTACCTATTATGAAACCTTGTTGGATGTTGGATATACCGATATAAAGGAGCAATATGTCGCAACAAGTATGGAAACAGGTATGGAAGAAGTTTTTGACACAAAAACCCAACGTGATTTGATGGTAAAAGGAGGCAGCCATATAAAGCCTGTGACCAGAAATTCTCCTTCAAAGCAGGAAGATTTTCTGAATGATTTAACGGTAATGTATGCAGAAACAGGTAATTCGGAAAAAGCTTTAACCCTGCTGAAAAAATTAAGAAGTACTAATCCAAATGATGCCGGATTAATTAGAGCTGAAGCCGATTTACAATATAAGATGGGTAATTCAGCAAAATATCAGGAACTTATTTCTGAGCTTATCAGTAAGGATCCGAATAATCCTGAACTCTATTTTAACCTTGGAGTAACTTCAAATAAAAGCGGGAACACTGAAAAAGCAATGGAATATTACAAAAAGGCTCTTGAGTTAGATCCAAATTATGTTGGAGCCAATATCAATATGGCTTCAATGATTTTAGATATGCAGCCGCCATTGGTAACCGAAATGAATGGGTTGGGAACTTCTAACGCAGACTACAAGCGTTATGATATTCTTAAAGCAAAATTAACCGAAATTCAAAGAAGTTCTATTCCGTATCTGGAAGCTGCCGTGCGTTTGCGTCCGGAGGATATAGATTTTGCAAGAACCCTTATGAACATCTACACTCAAGTAGGTGAAGACGCCAAAGCC